A single window of Carassius gibelio isolate Cgi1373 ecotype wild population from Czech Republic chromosome A19, carGib1.2-hapl.c, whole genome shotgun sequence DNA harbors:
- the LOC127935333 gene encoding 40S ribosomal protein S27, which yields MPLAKDLLHPTPEEEKRTHKKKRLVQCPNSYFMDVKCPGCYKITTVFSHAQTVVLCVGCSTVLCQPTGGKARLTEGCSFRRKQH from the exons ATGCCA CTCGCAAAAGACTTGCTGCATCCGACGCCTGAGGAGGAGAAGAGGACGCACAAGAAGAAGCGGCTCGTGCAGTGTCCCAATTCTTATTTCATGGATGTCAAGTGTCCCG GATGTTATAAGATCACGACGGTGTTCAGTCACGCGCAGACAGTCGTGCTTTGTGTCGGTTGCTCGACTGTGCTGTGTCAGCCCACCGGAGGCAAAGCTCGGCTCACCGAAG GGTGCTCCTTCAGAAGGAagcagcattaa